The Heliorestis convoluta genome includes the window ATAGCCCTTCGTACAAACTTTAAATGTCTTACTTTATGACCTAGGAACCAGGAAAGGAGTCGTCCCGAATTTGCAACCTCCATCTTCAACTTATCAAAACCAGGGCGGACTCTCTACAATCGGACAGCCAGCAGCAATGTCCTGGTATCCTGCTTATAACCCTTTTTTTTGGCAGCAAAGTGGCTCTACAGCATCGACAGGACCGGGTACAGAAGAACAAGGAAGTTCTGCCATGGGTGACCAGCAGTCGCAGTCACAGTCACAGTCGTCTTCTAACTATTTCATGCCTTCTTCTCCTCAGTTTTTCTCTGCTGGCTTTTTGCCGCCACAGTCATTAACAGATAAAGATCTTCTTTTCCTTACAGAAATGCTTTTTTTTCAATTAAATGCTGCAAAGAAATGTTACCATTTTAGCCAGCAATGCTCAGATCAACAAATACGAGATCTTCTAGACAAAGCTGGGCAAATGCATCAACGACACTACAAGCTACTTCTTCAGCAGTTTCAGTTTGGTAACATGCCTTCAAATATGATGCCGTAGGGGGAATCTTCTTTGACAGGAGCGATGAAGCTGCGCAAAGCTTCTAGCAATGATTCACAAGGTCAAAAAGGGAAACAAAATAAGAAGGGGCAACAAAACCCCTCCTCTTCTCAAAATGCCTCTGGGAATAAAGGCAATTCTCAAAATAGCAATACCGATTTTACGGATCGAGATCGCCTTTTTGATGTTATGGTCACTGAAAAAAATATGAGTTCACTTTGCAATCGAGTCGCTTTAGAAACAGGCAATGATAATGTCTATCGTACGCTCATGATTTGTTTGAATGAAACACAAGCTTGCCAGCGCGAGTTTTTTCACTTTGCGCTGCAAAAAGGCTGGTACCATTTACGTCCTGCCGATCCGTTGCAGATGCAGCAGCTCTATCAACAGTATCAGTCTTATACGCTGCAATTTCCTTATGGCCAGCAAAGCCAGAATAACTCTTCTTCCGATGGCAAGCAGTCGTGATTATACATCTCGGTCAAGCAATACTTGCTCTCGAAGGCGGCGCAATCCTTCTTTAATGGCTCGAGCGCGCACTTCGCCGATGCCTTCGACTTCATCAAGCTCTTCTACTGAAGCAGACATGATATTTTGAAGTCCTCCAAAAGTTTCTACTACATTATGAACAACCTGGCGAGGTAGTCTGGGAACTTTTTCTAATATTCGATAGCCCCTTGCTGAGACTGACATGTCTAAAACACCGATATTGGTACCGTAACCAAGGGTTTTGGCGATCGCTACCAGATCAGGAATGTCATTGCTAATATGGCGGATTTCTTCTCTAACTTGGAGCACTGACCGTTCTTGTATGGTTAAGTAATCTTCTATGACAGTATAAGCTTGTTCTTCCACATTATCGGTCAATTCTGTTAATTGCATCGTTACAAGACGGCCTTCTTTGCCGAGTTCAATGATATATTGATCCATTTCATAGACCATGCGAGTAAACATTTCTATACGTTGTAGAATTTTCGTTACATCGAAAACAGTAACTAAGTCTTCAAATTCTAAGGCTGTTAAATTGGTCAATGCTTTATCAATTACCACTTTATACTTTTCTAAAGTTTGGAGTCCTTGGTTTGCTTTTGATAATATTGTGGCAATATCACGCAGAGTATACTTGATTGTTCCTTGATAGATGGTGATTACACCACGCCGTTGTGATATAGAGATAACCATTTCGCCAGTCTGCCTTGCCACTCTCTCTGCTGTACGATGCCGAATGCCTGTTTCTTCAGAGGGAATGGATGGTTCTGGAACAAGCTGTGTGTTGGCATAGAGAATCCTCTGTCCATCGTGACTTAATATGATAGAACCATCCATTTTGGCGAGTTCATAGAGTGATGCCGGTGTATAGGGACAGTTGATCAGAAAGCCTCCTTCTACGAGCTCTAAAACTTGAGGGCTATCGCCAATTACGATTAGTGCACCTGTTTTGGCTTTCATAATGTTCTCTAGACCTTCTCGTAGTGGGCTACCGGGCGCCAGGCTTCGAAGGCACGTAAAAATTTTTCTTCGGCTTCCTTGACCATCTTTATCCTCCCAATGCAACTGACAGGGCTTCTTCTACTTTTTCTACCCCGATAATTTCAATCTCTACGTCTCCTTTCAAGTATTTCCTATTTTGGCCAGGGCAAATACAACGACGGAAGCCTAGTTTGGAGGCTTCTCGAATTCTTTTTTCTAGGTGACCGACTGCACGTACTTCACCCGTTAAGCCAACTTCACCGATTAAGACCGTTTCTGGATCTGTCATTTGGTTGCGACTGCTCGAAGCAATGGCTGCTACGATGGCCAGATCAACGGCTGGTTCGACAATTTTGAGTCCACCAGCCACATTTACATAAATGTCTTGTTGCCCCAGATGAAGACCGATTTTTTTGTCTAAAACAGCCGCTAACAATACCGTTCTCTGGTAGTCTAATCCTGTAGCAACGCGACGAGCAGGCCCAAATAGGGTCGGTGTAACAAGGGCTTGCACTTCAACCAAGAGAGGCCTTGTGCCTTCCATTGAAGGTACAACGACAGAACCAGGTGCCCCTTGACTTCTTTCGGCCAGAAAAAAAGCAGATGGATTGGAAACTTCCACCATACCCTGACCTAACATTTCAAAGACGCCTAGTTCATTGGTGGACCCAAATCGATTTTTTACACTTCGTAAAATGCGATAAGGATAGTTTCTTTCTCCCTCAAGGTACAACACTGTATCTACCATGTGCTCAAGAACCCTTGGCCCAGCGATGGCACCTTCTTTGGTAACATGACCGACTAGCGTAATGGCTACGGGTAAATCTTTTGCCAAACGCAGTAGCTGTCCGGAGCATTCCCTCACTTGTGCTACATTCCCTGGCGCTGATCCGATTTCATTCCAGTATAATGTTTGAATGGAATCAATAATGACCCATTGCGGTTCTATGTTCTTAATTATTTCTAGAATTGTTTCTATATTCGTTTCAGCCAACAAATAGAGATTTACATTCTTCACTTGAAGGCGCTGCGCCCTCATTTTGATCTGTTGCACCGATTCCTCACCAGAAACATAGAGAACTTTGCTTCGATTGGCTACCTGAGCGGCACTTTGAAGAAGTATGGTCGATTTTCCGATACCCGGATCGCCCGATAAAAGGGTTAGCGAACCGTTGACGAGACCACCTCCTAAGACGCGATCGAGTTCTTGAATCCCTGTTGAAAATCTTGATTCATCACCATCGACCGCTTCATCAATATGAATGGGCTTGGAGATACCTTGCGTGCCGAAACGACTTGTTAGCGAGGAAGCGCTTTCATTTTTAGCAACTTTTTCTTCAACTAGACTGTTCCAAGCGCCGCATCCATTACAGCGGCCCATCCATTTCAGCGACTCTTGTCCACATTGATTACAAAAAAAACGGCTTTTTCCTTTAGCCACTTTCACTCTCACCTTTACTAATTTTTTGATTCACAAGCATTATAACATAGGTAAAAGGAAACCATTTTTAGAAAGCATTAAAAAGGGCCTCCTTGTCACAATTCGTGGCAAGAAGGCCCTTTTTTTATTCAAAGTGCTTTTTAGTTCAGGCTTTGAAAAGACAGCTTCCCTTCCTCTAGAGATATGCGAACTGTACTTCCTTTTCTAAAGTCATTGCGCAATAGGCCTTCTGATAGTTCGTCTTCCACCAGCCTCTGAATAGTGCGACGCAAGGGCCTGGCTCCATAGTTTTCATCATAGCCTTCTTTTGCTAAAAATGCTTCTACACCCTCTGCAACATCTAGGGAGATGTCATTTTCCTGTAGACGCTTGTGTAGATCTTGTAACATCAGTGTAACAATGCGGCTGATTTGTTCTTGGGTGAGAGGATGAAATACAATCGTTTCATCAATTCGATTGAGAAACTCTGGGCGAAAGCTTTTTTTCAATTCTTCCATGACTCGATTTTTCATGGCTTCATAATTGGCTTCTTCTTTTGCCGATCCTTCTGTTACCTTAAAGCCCATGACACCGGCTCGTTTGAGCATCTGTGCACCTACATTGGAAGTCATAATTATAACAGTATTTCGAAAATCTACCGTTCTTCCTTTGCTATCTGTCAGTCTACCATCTTCTAATACTTGCAAAAGTATATTAAAAACTTCGGGATGGGCTTTTTCAATCTCATCTAACAAAATAACAGAATAGGGTTTTCGCCGAACCGCTTCTGTCAATTGGCCGCCTTCATCATGACCGACATAACCTGGAGGTGCTCCTACGAGACGAGAAACAGCGTGTTTTTCCATGTACTCTGACATATCTACCCGAACCATAGCGTCTTCTCGACCAAAGAGTGAATCAGCGAGAGCTTTTGCTAGTTCTGTTTTACCTACACCGGTAGGACCTAAGAAGATGAAAGAGCCAATGGGTCTCTTCGGATCTTTTAAGCCTGCTCTAGCTCTTCTCACAGCTCGTGATACGGCTTTTACAGCTGCATCTTGACCCACTAGGCGCTCGTGAAGCACTTCTTCTAGTTTCAATAAACGAGCACTTTCTTCTTCCGCAAGTTTTTTCACGGGAATTCCTGTCCAACTCGCAATAATATGAGCAATATCTTCTTCTCGAACGTGTGAGTTAGAGATACCTCTTTCTTTCTCCCAAATCTGCTTTTCTTCTTCTAGTTGCTTTTTCAGCTTCATTTCTTCATCACGGAAAGAGGCTGCTTTTTCAAATTCTTGGGCCAAGACAGCTGCTTCTTTTTCTTTTCGTAACTCTTCTAGTTTTGCTTCGAGTTCTTTTAAATCCGATGGCGCTGTGTACGTTTGCAGGCGCACACGTGAAGCAGCTTCATCGATTAAATCAATGGCTTTATCTGGCAAATAGCGTTCGGTTATATAGCGATCCGACAGTTTGACTGACGCCTCAATGGCTTCATCGGTAATTTTGACTCGGTGATGGGCTTCATATCGATCTCGTAAGCCTTTCAATATGGCGAGAGCTTCTTCGATGGACGGTTCCCCAACTGTGATCGGTTGAAAACGGCGCTCTAACGCAGGATCTCTTTCAATATGCTTTCGATATTCATCAAGCGTTGTCGCTCCAATACACTGCAGCGCTCCTCTTGCAAGGGCTGGTTTGAGGATATTGGCTGCATCAATAGCGCCTTCTGCTGCACCAGCTCCAATCAAAGTATGCAATTCATCGATAAACAGAATAACATTGCCGGAAGCTCTGATCTCATCCATCACTTTTTTTAGTCGCTCTTCAAACTCACCGCGATATTTGGAGCCCGCCACAACGGAAGAGAGATCGAGGGTGATAACTCTTTTGCCTACAAGTGTTTCTGGTACATTGTTATCAATAATACGCTGTGCCAGACCTTCTGCTATGGCTGTTTTTCCTACACCAGGTTCCCCGATGAGTACGGGATTGTTTTTTGTTCTACGAGAAAGAATTTGAACAACTCGTTCTATTTCATTTTCCCGACCAATGACAGGATCAAGTTTGTTGTCTCGTGCGATTTGTGTTAAATCTCGTCCAAATTCATTGAGTGTAGGCGTACCTGAGTCATGGCTCATATTTTTTATAGGCATGGGCGCTCCTGGGGTCACAGGTGTTATACCTAGTAACATC containing:
- the radA gene encoding DNA repair protein RadA, which produces MAKGKSRFFCNQCGQESLKWMGRCNGCGAWNSLVEEKVAKNESASSLTSRFGTQGISKPIHIDEAVDGDESRFSTGIQELDRVLGGGLVNGSLTLLSGDPGIGKSTILLQSAAQVANRSKVLYVSGEESVQQIKMRAQRLQVKNVNLYLLAETNIETILEIIKNIEPQWVIIDSIQTLYWNEIGSAPGNVAQVRECSGQLLRLAKDLPVAITLVGHVTKEGAIAGPRVLEHMVDTVLYLEGERNYPYRILRSVKNRFGSTNELGVFEMLGQGMVEVSNPSAFFLAERSQGAPGSVVVPSMEGTRPLLVEVQALVTPTLFGPARRVATGLDYQRTVLLAAVLDKKIGLHLGQQDIYVNVAGGLKIVEPAVDLAIVAAIASSSRNQMTDPETVLIGEVGLTGEVRAVGHLEKRIREASKLGFRRCICPGQNRKYLKGDVEIEIIGVEKVEEALSVALGG
- a CDS encoding spore coat protein, with translation MTGAMKLRKASSNDSQGQKGKQNKKGQQNPSSSQNASGNKGNSQNSNTDFTDRDRLFDVMVTEKNMSSLCNRVALETGNDNVYRTLMICLNETQACQREFFHFALQKGWYHLRPADPLQMQQLYQQYQSYTLQFPYGQQSQNNSSSDGKQS
- a CDS encoding ATP-dependent Clp protease ATP-binding subunit gives rise to the protein MLGRFTEKAQKVVTLAQEEARSIGHPAVGTEHLLLGLIREGEGVAAKALLSMNINLEQVREQVIRLVGQSEEAPKEIGFTPRAKKALELANDEGRRQGVNYVGTEHILLGLIREGEGVAARVLLDLGLNLDKVRNQVMMLLGITPVTPGAPMPIKNMSHDSGTPTLNEFGRDLTQIARDNKLDPVIGRENEIERVVQILSRRTKNNPVLIGEPGVGKTAIAEGLAQRIIDNNVPETLVGKRVITLDLSSVVAGSKYRGEFEERLKKVMDEIRASGNVILFIDELHTLIGAGAAEGAIDAANILKPALARGALQCIGATTLDEYRKHIERDPALERRFQPITVGEPSIEEALAILKGLRDRYEAHHRVKITDEAIEASVKLSDRYITERYLPDKAIDLIDEAASRVRLQTYTAPSDLKELEAKLEELRKEKEAAVLAQEFEKAASFRDEEMKLKKQLEEEKQIWEKERGISNSHVREEDIAHIIASWTGIPVKKLAEEESARLLKLEEVLHERLVGQDAAVKAVSRAVRRARAGLKDPKRPIGSFIFLGPTGVGKTELAKALADSLFGREDAMVRVDMSEYMEKHAVSRLVGAPPGYVGHDEGGQLTEAVRRKPYSVILLDEIEKAHPEVFNILLQVLEDGRLTDSKGRTVDFRNTVIIMTSNVGAQMLKRAGVMGFKVTEGSAKEEANYEAMKNRVMEELKKSFRPEFLNRIDETIVFHPLTQEQISRIVTLMLQDLHKRLQENDISLDVAEGVEAFLAKEGYDENYGARPLRRTIQRLVEDELSEGLLRNDFRKGSTVRISLEEGKLSFQSLN
- the disA gene encoding DNA integrity scanning diadenylate cyclase DisA, coding for MHWEDKDGQGSRRKIFTCLRSLAPGSPLREGLENIMKAKTGALIVIGDSPQVLELVEGGFLINCPYTPASLYELAKMDGSIILSHDGQRILYANTQLVPEPSIPSEETGIRHRTAERVARQTGEMVISISQRRGVITIYQGTIKYTLRDIATILSKANQGLQTLEKYKVVIDKALTNLTALEFEDLVTVFDVTKILQRIEMFTRMVYEMDQYIIELGKEGRLVTMQLTELTDNVEEQAYTVIEDYLTIQERSVLQVREEIRHISNDIPDLVAIAKTLGYGTNIGVLDMSVSARGYRILEKVPRLPRQVVHNVVETFGGLQNIMSASVEELDEVEGIGEVRARAIKEGLRRLREQVLLDRDV